In Desulfovibrio inopinatus DSM 10711, the following proteins share a genomic window:
- a CDS encoding Mor transcription activator family protein, producing MTDSVFMNHHALDCNPDTFDWDILPDNIQYMANAVGRQAMLTLSFVLGGRELYIPHQIRSDHALSHLLGKDAAERLSEYYGGEKIFIPTRSVFVRQDRDRRILEAYTRGDSISKMAREFRTSRKTIRFVLLRYEE from the coding sequence TGATTGCAACCCCGATACATTCGATTGGGATATTCTCCCGGATAACATTCAATATATGGCCAATGCTGTCGGACGTCAGGCAATGCTGACGTTATCTTTCGTTCTTGGAGGAAGAGAACTCTATATTCCTCATCAGATTCGAAGCGATCATGCCTTATCTCATCTTCTTGGAAAGGATGCTGCGGAGCGTTTATCTGAGTATTATGGGGGAGAAAAAATATTCATTCCCACACGCAGTGTATTTGTCCGTCAAGATCGTGACCGGCGTATTCTGGAAGCATACACACGTGGTGATTCCATTTCAAAAATGGCACGTGAATTTCGTACGTCAAGAAAAACAATACGTTTTGTTCTTCTTCGGTACGAAGAGTGA
- a CDS encoding terminase small subunit, whose translation MAMHTMTEKMRRFFEEYEKDKNPVQAALRAGYSPRSAASTAKKLLKRVESLSSVDQAVSTSAASPSQEAPSQLDRNAIVQGLLLEATTGEQQSSRIKAWELLAKHLGLLSEKSAESQAMTVTFDIDLGDSRHERRHD comes from the coding sequence ATGGCAATGCATACAATGACTGAAAAGATGCGTCGATTTTTCGAAGAGTACGAGAAGGACAAAAATCCTGTTCAGGCTGCGTTGCGTGCCGGCTACAGTCCACGTTCGGCCGCGTCGACAGCAAAAAAACTGTTGAAACGGGTGGAGTCGCTATCATCGGTCGATCAAGCGGTTTCGACTTCTGCTGCCTCACCATCGCAGGAAGCTCCGTCACAGCTCGATCGTAATGCCATTGTTCAGGGTTTGTTGCTCGAAGCCACGACAGGTGAACAACAAAGCTCCCGCATTAAAGCCTGGGAGTTGCTCGCCAAGCATCTTGGACTGTTGAGTGAGAAATCCGCGGAGTCGCAGGCTATGACCGTTACGTTTGACATCGATTTGGGGGATTCCCGTCATGAACGCCGTCACGATTAA